In Streptococcus parapneumoniae, the genomic stretch AAGATACACCTACACCAACTAGTCCAACTCCAGATGCAGTTACACCGAATGCAGATCATGAAGATACTACAGATGCTAGTGATAACGGAGCTAAATCAAATGATTCTCAAAATGTATTGCCAAATACAGGAACAGAATCAAATGCGACTCTTGCATCTCTAGGACTTCTTGGTATGCTAGGCGGTCTCGGACTTGCTTTTGGAAAGAAAAAAGAAGACTAAAATAAAAATTTAGTCAAATGAACATTCATTCTTTGGTATTGTAAAGACAAACTAGATTGGTTCTGGGAATCGTGTTCGTCATAAAATACAAAGAATGTTTAGATAAAGAAAGCGAACAATGTTAGGATTTTGTTAAAGGGAATTCTAAGTATTGTTCGCTTTTGTGGTATAATAATTACTATGCAGAAAAAACCAACGTCAGCCTATGTGCACATTCCATTTTGTACCCAGATTTGTTATTATTGTGACTTTTCAAAAGTTTTTATCAAGAATCAGCCAGTAGATAGTTATTTGGAACATCTGTTAGAAGACTTTCAATCTTATGATATTCAAAAGTTGAGAACCCTTTATATCGGTGGTGGGACACCAACAGCTTTGTCGGCTCCACAACTGGAAGTATTACTGGATGGATTGACTAAAAACTTAGACTTGTCTGCCTTGGAAGAGTTGACCATTGAGGCAAATCCAGGGGACTTGGATGCGGATAAGATAGCTGTTTTGAAGAACTCGGCTGTCAATCGTGTTTCGCTTGGCGTGCAGACTTTTGATAACAAGATGCTGAAAAAGATTGGGCGCAGTCATTTGGAGAAGGATATTTATGAAAATATCGACCGTCTGAAACTGGCTGGTTTTGACAATATCTCTATTGATTTGATTTATGCACTGCCTGGTCAGACCATGGAGCAGGTCCAGGAAAATGTGGCTAAGGCCATTGGACTTGATATTCCCCATATGAGTTTGTATAGCTTGATTTTAGAAAATCATACGGTCTTTATGAACCGTATGCGACGAGGGAAATTGCCTCTGCCTAAGGAGGAACTGGAAGCGGAGATGTTTGAGTACATCATCGCAGAGCTGGAGCGAGCTGGTTTTGAGCATTATGAGATTTCCAATTTCTCCAAACCCGGTTTTGAAAGTCGTCACAATCTCATGTACTGGGACAATGCTGAATACTATGGCATCGGTGCTGGAGCATCTGGTTATGTCAATGGAGTGCGCTATAAAAATCATGGTCCCATTCGTCATTATCTCAGTGCAGTTGAGGAAGGTAATGCTCGCATCACAGAAGAGCACCTGAGTCAAAAGGAGCAAATGGAAGAAGAAATGTTCTTGGGGCTCCGCAAGAAATCAGGGGTCTCTATGGCGCGATTTGAAGAAAAATTTGGACGGTCTTTCGATGGACTTTATGGAGAAATTGTCAGAGACTTGGTGCAACAAGGTCTCATGCAAATAGACGGTGATCGCGTGCGCATGACAAAAAGAGGTCTCTTTTTAGGAGACATCGTAGCAGAACGATTTATTTTGGAGTAGGATGATGGGCTTAACTTATCAAATGAAAATGAAAATTCCTTTTGATATGGCTGATATGAACGGTCATATCAAGCTTCCAGATGTGATTTTGCTGTCCCTGCAAGTTTCAGGGATGCAGTCGATTGAACTGGGAGTTAGTGATAAGGCCATTTTGGAAAACTATAATCTGGTCTGGATTATCACAGATTATGATATTGAGGTGGTTCGTTTGCCTCGTTTTGCGGAAGAAATCACTATCGAGACGGAAGCCCTGAGCTATAATCGACTCTTTTGCTACCGTCGCTTTACCATTTATGATGAAGCGGGACAGGACCTTATCCACATGATGGCGACCTTTGTTCTCATGGATCGAGACAGTCGAAAAGTCCATGCTGTTGAACCTGAGATTGTGGCTCCGTATCAGTCTGATTTTGATAAAAAACTTATCCGCGGACCAAAGTATGAGACTT encodes the following:
- the hemW gene encoding radical SAM family heme chaperone HemW, translating into MQKKPTSAYVHIPFCTQICYYCDFSKVFIKNQPVDSYLEHLLEDFQSYDIQKLRTLYIGGGTPTALSAPQLEVLLDGLTKNLDLSALEELTIEANPGDLDADKIAVLKNSAVNRVSLGVQTFDNKMLKKIGRSHLEKDIYENIDRLKLAGFDNISIDLIYALPGQTMEQVQENVAKAIGLDIPHMSLYSLILENHTVFMNRMRRGKLPLPKEELEAEMFEYIIAELERAGFEHYEISNFSKPGFESRHNLMYWDNAEYYGIGAGASGYVNGVRYKNHGPIRHYLSAVEEGNARITEEHLSQKEQMEEEMFLGLRKKSGVSMARFEEKFGRSFDGLYGEIVRDLVQQGLMQIDGDRVRMTKRGLFLGDIVAERFILE
- a CDS encoding acyl-ACP thioesterase domain-containing protein: MGLTYQMKMKIPFDMADMNGHIKLPDVILLSLQVSGMQSIELGVSDKAILENYNLVWIITDYDIEVVRLPRFAEEITIETEALSYNRLFCYRRFTIYDEAGQDLIHMMATFVLMDRDSRKVHAVEPEIVAPYQSDFDKKLIRGPKYETLEEPISKDYHVRFYDLDMNGHVNNSKYLDWIFEVMGADFLTQYIPKKINLKYVKEVRPGGVITSAVERTGLKSKHEITSDGATNAQAIITWQEIKKD